A stretch of the Amycolatopsis sp. BJA-103 genome encodes the following:
- a CDS encoding acyl-CoA dehydrogenase family protein encodes MSSSPDPRDFLDLDAELSEEDRAMRDAVRAYAQDQLLPNVAEWYESGNLPAAELAKGFGQLGLLGMHLEGYGCAGTSAVAYGIACRELEAVDSGLRSFVSVQGSLAMYAIHRWGTEDHKQEWLPRMAAGEALGCFGLTEPDAGSDPGAMRTRAVRDGSDWVLNGTKMWITNGTVADVAVVWARTDEGVRGFVVPTTTPGFTANEVKHKLSLRASLTAELVLDGVRLPESAAFPDVRGLRGPLSCLNEARYGILFGVVGAARSCYESALEYTLSREQFGKPLAGFQLTQRKLADLVVEVNRAGLVALRIGRLKDAGTLHHNHVSFGKLANVRSALEVARTARAMLGANGISLEYPVMRHMSNLETVLTYEGTEEMHALSLGQSVTGIAAFR; translated from the coding sequence ATGAGCAGCAGCCCGGATCCGCGCGACTTCCTCGATCTCGACGCCGAACTCTCCGAGGAAGACCGGGCCATGAGGGACGCTGTCCGCGCGTACGCGCAGGACCAGCTTCTCCCTAATGTCGCCGAATGGTACGAATCGGGCAATCTGCCCGCCGCCGAGCTCGCCAAGGGCTTCGGTCAGCTCGGGCTTCTCGGCATGCACCTGGAGGGTTACGGCTGCGCCGGGACCAGCGCCGTGGCCTACGGCATCGCCTGCCGCGAACTGGAGGCCGTCGACTCCGGGCTGCGCAGCTTCGTCTCCGTGCAGGGTTCGCTGGCGATGTACGCGATCCACAGGTGGGGCACCGAGGATCACAAGCAGGAATGGCTGCCGCGGATGGCCGCGGGCGAGGCGCTCGGCTGCTTCGGCCTGACCGAACCGGACGCGGGCAGCGACCCCGGCGCCATGCGGACCCGCGCGGTGCGCGACGGCTCGGACTGGGTGCTGAACGGCACCAAGATGTGGATCACCAACGGCACGGTCGCCGACGTCGCGGTCGTGTGGGCGCGGACCGACGAGGGCGTGCGCGGCTTCGTCGTCCCCACGACCACGCCGGGCTTCACCGCGAACGAGGTCAAGCACAAGCTGTCGCTGCGCGCCTCGCTGACCGCGGAACTCGTGCTCGACGGCGTCCGCCTGCCGGAGTCCGCCGCGTTCCCCGACGTCAGGGGCCTGCGCGGACCGCTGTCCTGCTTGAACGAGGCGCGCTACGGGATCCTGTTCGGCGTCGTCGGCGCCGCTCGCTCTTGCTACGAATCCGCGCTGGAGTACACGCTGAGCCGGGAACAGTTCGGCAAGCCGCTGGCCGGGTTCCAGCTCACGCAGCGCAAGCTCGCCGACCTCGTCGTCGAGGTCAACCGCGCCGGGCTGGTCGCGCTGCGGATCGGACGGCTCAAGGACGCCGGGACGCTGCACCACAACCACGTCAGCTTCGGCAAGCTCGCCAACGTCCGCTCCGCGCTGGAGGTCGCCAGGACCGCGCGCGCCATGCTCGGCGCCAACGGGATCTCGCTGGAGTACCCGGTGATGCGGCACATGTCGAACCTCGAAACCGTGCTGACCTACGAGGGCACCGAAGAGATGCACGCGCTCTCGCTCGGCCAGTCGGTCACCGGGATCGCCGCCTTCCGCTGA
- the hisB gene encoding imidazoleglycerol-phosphate dehydratase HisB gives MSRVGKVDRTTRESSISVQLDLDGTGQVEIDTGVPFYDHMLTAFGVHGSLDLKVQATGDVHIDAHHTVEDTAIVLGQALRQALGDKSGIRRFGDAWIPMDETLAHAAIDVSGRPYCVHLGEPEQFNSFTIGGNYPFVLTRHVFDSLSFHAQIALHVRVIHGRDPHHIAEAEYKAVARALRAATEPDPRAGGIPSTKGVL, from the coding sequence ATGAGTCGCGTCGGCAAGGTGGATCGCACCACCAGGGAATCGTCCATTTCGGTCCAGCTCGACCTGGACGGCACGGGACAGGTGGAGATCGACACCGGTGTCCCGTTCTACGACCACATGCTCACCGCGTTCGGGGTGCACGGTTCGCTCGACCTCAAGGTGCAGGCGACCGGTGACGTGCACATCGACGCGCACCACACCGTCGAAGACACCGCGATCGTGCTCGGCCAGGCGCTGCGGCAGGCGCTCGGCGACAAGAGCGGCATCCGCCGCTTCGGCGACGCGTGGATCCCGATGGACGAAACCCTCGCGCACGCCGCGATCGACGTCTCCGGGCGCCCGTACTGCGTGCACCTCGGCGAACCGGAGCAGTTCAACAGCTTCACCATCGGCGGGAACTACCCGTTCGTGCTGACGCGGCACGTGTTCGACTCGCTGTCGTTCCACGCCCAGATCGCGCTGCACGTGCGCGTGATCCACGGCCGGGACCCGCACCACATCGCGGAAGCCGAGTACAAGGCCGTCGCCCGCGCGCTGCGCGCCGCCACCGAACCGGACCCGCGCGCCGGCGGCATCCCCTCCACGAAGGGCGTCCTCTAA
- the priA gene encoding bifunctional 1-(5-phosphoribosyl)-5-((5-phosphoribosylamino)methylideneamino)imidazole-4-carboxamide isomerase/phosphoribosylanthranilate isomerase PriA: MTFTLLPAVDVADGQAVRLVQGEAGTETSYGSPLEAALAWQRDGAEWIHLVDLDAAFGKGSNRELLAEVVAKLDVQVELSGGIRDDASLEAALATGARRVNLGTAALEDPEWTAKVVSSYGDRVAIGLDVRITEAGHRLSARGWTQDGGDLWEVLDRLDRDGAQRYVVTDVSKDGTLQGPNIDLLREVAARTDAPVIASGGVSSVDDLRALAALARDGVEGSIVGKALYAGAFTLPEALAAVAEF, encoded by the coding sequence GTGACTTTCACGCTCCTTCCCGCCGTTGATGTGGCCGATGGCCAGGCCGTGCGACTCGTCCAGGGCGAGGCCGGCACCGAAACCTCCTATGGCAGTCCGCTGGAGGCGGCACTCGCCTGGCAGCGGGACGGGGCGGAGTGGATCCATCTGGTGGACCTCGACGCCGCGTTCGGCAAGGGCTCCAACCGCGAACTGCTCGCCGAGGTCGTGGCGAAGCTGGACGTCCAGGTGGAGCTGTCCGGCGGCATCCGCGACGACGCCTCGCTGGAGGCCGCGCTGGCCACCGGCGCCCGCCGGGTCAACCTCGGCACCGCGGCGCTGGAGGACCCGGAATGGACCGCGAAGGTCGTCTCGTCCTACGGCGACCGCGTCGCCATCGGGCTGGACGTGCGGATCACCGAGGCCGGGCACCGGCTGTCGGCTCGTGGCTGGACGCAGGACGGCGGTGACCTCTGGGAGGTCCTCGACCGGCTCGACCGCGACGGCGCGCAGCGCTATGTCGTCACCGACGTGAGCAAGGACGGCACCCTCCAGGGCCCGAACATCGACCTGCTCCGCGAGGTCGCCGCCCGCACCGACGCGCCGGTCATCGCCTCCGGCGGCGTGTCCAGTGTGGACGACCTCCGCGCGCTGGCCGCTCTGGCCCGCGACGGTGTCGAGGGCTCCATCGTCGGCAAGGCGCTCTACGCCGGGGCGTTCACCCTGCCCGAGGCGCTCGCGGCCGTCGCGGAGTTCTGA
- a CDS encoding TetR/AcrR family transcriptional regulator — protein MDVVHAEDTRTRLLGTALRLFTEHGVEGTSLQMIADALGVTKAAVYYHFKTKAEITESVAEPVLLELEGIVDDARAQRTRGAQIDHLLDGFVDLVVRHRALVALFSSDPGIARAIEKSVHSSESFKNRLLEVLVGPDPDLTAIVTAQVLLAGIAIAGGSPEVASLDDETLRETLLGVGRKLYNRPRRRT, from the coding sequence ATGGACGTCGTCCACGCGGAGGACACCCGCACGCGACTACTGGGAACGGCGTTGCGGTTGTTCACCGAACACGGCGTGGAAGGCACCTCGCTGCAGATGATCGCGGACGCCCTCGGCGTCACCAAGGCCGCCGTCTACTACCACTTCAAGACGAAGGCGGAGATCACCGAATCCGTCGCCGAGCCCGTGCTGCTGGAGCTGGAAGGCATCGTCGACGACGCCCGCGCCCAGCGCACCCGCGGCGCGCAGATCGACCATCTGCTCGACGGGTTCGTCGACCTCGTGGTGCGCCACCGCGCGCTGGTCGCGCTGTTCTCCAGCGATCCCGGCATCGCCCGTGCGATCGAGAAGTCCGTGCACAGCTCGGAAAGCTTCAAGAATCGCCTGCTGGAGGTCCTGGTCGGCCCGGATCCGGATCTCACCGCGATCGTGACGGCCCAGGTGCTGCTGGCGGGCATCGCCATCGCGGGCGGTTCGCCCGAGGTCGCTTCGCTCGACGACGAGACGCTGCGCGAAACGCTCCTCGGTGTCGGCCGCAAGCTCTACAACCGCCCGCGCCGCCGCACGTGA
- the hisH gene encoding imidazole glycerol phosphate synthase subunit HisH → MVILDYGSGNLRSAERAVQRAGADVEVTADPHAALEADGLVVPGVGAFSACMEGLLSVSGEKIIGKRLAGGRPVLGICVGMQILFERGVEHGVEAAGAGEWPGTVDRLEADILPHMGWNTVRAPEDSQLFAGLDADTRFYFVHSYAARTWELDSGLAGQQPKVTWANHGQDFVAAVENGPLWATQFHPEKSGDAGAHLLRNWLGTLA, encoded by the coding sequence GTGGTGATCCTGGACTACGGGTCCGGCAACCTCCGATCCGCCGAACGCGCCGTCCAGCGCGCCGGCGCGGACGTCGAGGTCACCGCCGACCCCCATGCCGCGCTCGAGGCCGACGGCCTGGTCGTCCCCGGTGTCGGCGCCTTCTCCGCCTGCATGGAGGGGCTGCTGTCGGTGTCGGGGGAGAAGATCATCGGCAAACGCCTCGCCGGCGGCCGTCCCGTCCTGGGCATCTGCGTAGGCATGCAGATCCTCTTCGAACGCGGCGTCGAGCACGGCGTGGAGGCGGCCGGCGCCGGTGAATGGCCGGGCACGGTCGACAGGCTGGAGGCCGACATCCTGCCCCACATGGGCTGGAACACCGTGCGCGCGCCCGAGGACTCGCAGCTGTTCGCCGGTCTCGACGCGGACACGCGGTTCTACTTCGTGCACTCCTACGCCGCGCGGACCTGGGAACTGGACTCCGGCCTCGCCGGGCAGCAACCCAAGGTGACCTGGGCGAACCACGGCCAGGACTTCGTAGCCGCCGTCGAGAACGGGCCGCTGTGGGCGACACAGTTCCACCCGGAGAAGTCCGGGGACGCCGGGGCGCACCTGCTGCGCAACTGGCTCGGGACTCTCGCTTAG
- a CDS encoding NIPSNAP family protein has product MTDSAEFQSVVELRRYTLHPGRRDELIELFEREFVEPLEASGMRLFGLFREPAAPDRFVWLRGFRDMESRRAALESFYYGPVWREHGPAANETMIDASDVLLLRPSGPGFPVPDGAPDSRVLATICHPLGPVKEFSEYFADSVAPALREAGLDTFGHFETEPAENTFPRLPVRENETVFVWFAKSTEDPEAYGCVLDRIGEELSGRLERPWQRLELTPTPRSLLR; this is encoded by the coding sequence ATGACCGATTCCGCCGAGTTCCAGTCCGTCGTCGAGCTGCGCCGGTACACGCTGCACCCCGGCCGCCGGGACGAGCTGATCGAGCTCTTCGAGCGCGAGTTCGTGGAGCCGCTGGAAGCCTCCGGCATGCGCCTGTTCGGTCTGTTCCGTGAGCCCGCCGCACCGGACAGGTTCGTGTGGCTGCGCGGATTCCGGGACATGGAGAGCAGGCGGGCGGCCCTGGAGTCGTTCTACTACGGGCCGGTGTGGCGTGAGCACGGCCCGGCGGCGAACGAGACGATGATCGACGCTTCCGACGTCCTGCTGCTGCGTCCGTCCGGGCCGGGTTTCCCCGTTCCGGACGGCGCCCCGGATTCCCGGGTACTGGCGACGATCTGCCATCCCCTCGGGCCGGTCAAGGAGTTCTCCGAGTACTTCGCGGACTCCGTGGCTCCGGCTCTGAGGGAGGCCGGATTGGACACCTTCGGGCACTTCGAGACCGAACCCGCCGAGAACACCTTCCCCCGCCTTCCCGTGCGAGAGAACGAGACAGTGTTCGTCTGGTTCGCCAAATCCACTGAAGACCCGGAGGCATACGGGTGCGTTCTCGACCGGATCGGCGAGGAGCTCTCGGGCAGGCTCGAACGCCCGTGGCAGCGGCTGGAACTCACCCCGACCCCGCGCTCACTCCTGCGCTGA
- the soxR gene encoding redox-sensitive transcriptional activator SoxR, whose protein sequence is MTRLAEHLSIGQVADRSGVPHTALRFYEDKGLISSERSAGNQRRYPRSVLRRIAFIRAAQRVGLSLDDISSALETLPRDHAPTKADWARLSRGWQDELDARIDALQRLRDRLTGCVGCGCLSLRSCGLYNADDQMSRFGPGAGKLRPASEGGF, encoded by the coding sequence GTGACGAGATTGGCTGAACACCTGAGCATCGGGCAGGTCGCCGACCGCAGCGGCGTGCCCCATACGGCTTTGCGTTTCTACGAGGACAAAGGGCTGATCAGCTCGGAGCGCTCGGCGGGCAACCAGCGGCGGTATCCGCGCTCGGTGCTGCGCCGGATCGCCTTCATCCGGGCCGCGCAGCGGGTCGGCCTCAGCCTGGACGACATCAGCTCGGCACTGGAGACCTTACCCAGGGACCACGCCCCCACCAAGGCCGACTGGGCCCGCCTGTCCCGTGGCTGGCAGGACGAACTCGACGCGCGGATCGACGCGCTGCAGCGCCTGCGCGACAGGCTGACCGGATGCGTCGGCTGCGGTTGCCTGTCCCTGCGCAGCTGCGGGCTCTACAACGCCGACGACCAGATGTCCCGATTCGGCCCCGGCGCGGGGAAACTGCGCCCGGCCTCCGAGGGCGGCTTCTGA
- a CDS encoding NUDIX hydrolase has translation MTKIRPLVLGVIRRGEDLLVFEGRDNAKGETYHRPLGGGIEFGETAVEALHREFQEELAAELTAVEQIAVLENVFTFEGRPGHEIVFLFAAELTDKAFYERDEVGVVLDDGARVHWLPMADVVSGKAILYPDGLTELLSAQE, from the coding sequence ATGACGAAGATCCGCCCGCTCGTGCTCGGGGTCATCCGCCGCGGCGAAGACCTTCTCGTGTTCGAAGGCCGGGACAACGCCAAAGGCGAGACCTACCACCGCCCGCTCGGCGGCGGCATCGAGTTCGGGGAGACCGCCGTCGAGGCGCTGCACCGCGAGTTCCAGGAGGAACTCGCGGCGGAGCTGACCGCTGTCGAGCAGATCGCCGTCCTGGAGAACGTGTTCACCTTCGAGGGCAGGCCGGGGCACGAGATCGTGTTCCTGTTCGCCGCCGAGCTGACCGACAAGGCCTTCTACGAGCGCGACGAGGTCGGCGTGGTGCTCGACGACGGCGCACGCGTGCACTGGCTGCCGATGGCCGACGTGGTGAGCGGCAAGGCGATCCTGTACCCGGACGGGCTCACCGAACTCCTTTCAGCGCAGGAGTGA
- a CDS encoding RNA 2'-phosphotransferase — translation MDKKNLIRVSKRLSRHLRHAPGDIGITLTPDGWVEVGTLLAALRRHGLTLTRDQLDEVVEGNDKRRFAFDETGLRIRASQGHSVDVDLALPGATPPDVLYHGTVSRFLGAIMTDGLRPMKRHAVHLSATVDTARTVGARRGVPVLLAVDAREMAAAGHEFQVSANGVWLTAAVPPEFLRRLP, via the coding sequence ATGGACAAGAAGAACCTCATCCGAGTCTCGAAACGACTCTCCCGGCACCTGCGGCACGCGCCCGGCGACATCGGCATCACCCTCACCCCTGACGGCTGGGTGGAAGTCGGGACGCTCTTGGCCGCGCTGCGGCGCCACGGCTTGACCCTGACCCGCGACCAGCTCGACGAAGTCGTGGAGGGCAACGACAAACGGCGTTTCGCCTTCGACGAAACCGGGCTGCGGATCCGGGCCAGCCAGGGCCACAGCGTCGACGTCGACCTCGCGCTGCCCGGCGCGACCCCGCCCGACGTGCTCTACCACGGGACCGTGTCCCGGTTCCTGGGCGCGATCATGACCGACGGCCTCCGGCCGATGAAGCGGCACGCCGTGCATCTCTCGGCCACCGTGGACACCGCGCGGACCGTCGGGGCCCGGCGCGGCGTCCCGGTGCTGCTCGCCGTGGACGCCCGCGAGATGGCCGCCGCCGGGCACGAATTCCAGGTCAGCGCGAACGGTGTCTGGCTCACCGCCGCCGTTCCCCCGGAGTTCCTGCGGCGTCTCCCCTAG
- a CDS encoding transketolase — translation MTTDTRTGYEDLPRLISLMTGDEKHQAAAESTVDVLWVLYDRVLDITPETFRDPGRDRFLLSKGHGPMAFYAVLTKKGFIREDELADWTSAESRLGHHPDRARLPGAEIASGSLGHGLPLAIGTVFGLRAKGFRDARVVTLVGDAELDEGSNSEAIAVAGRIGMPQLTTVVIDNSSATHGWPGGIARRFEVEGWVTRTVDGRDHEALYEAFTTPHPDRPLAVVATVERKA, via the coding sequence ATGACCACTGACACCAGGACCGGCTACGAGGATCTGCCGCGGCTGATCTCGTTGATGACCGGGGACGAGAAGCATCAAGCAGCCGCGGAGTCCACTGTGGACGTCTTGTGGGTGCTCTACGACCGTGTGCTCGACATCACCCCGGAGACCTTCCGTGATCCCGGCCGCGACCGCTTCCTGCTGTCGAAGGGACACGGCCCGATGGCCTTCTACGCCGTCTTGACGAAGAAGGGCTTCATCCGGGAGGACGAACTCGCCGACTGGACTTCGGCCGAATCCCGGCTCGGGCACCATCCCGACCGGGCGAGGCTGCCCGGCGCCGAGATCGCCAGCGGCTCGCTCGGGCACGGGCTCCCGCTGGCCATCGGCACCGTGTTCGGGCTGCGCGCCAAGGGGTTCCGTGACGCCAGGGTCGTCACCCTCGTCGGTGACGCGGAACTCGACGAGGGCTCCAACTCCGAGGCCATCGCGGTGGCGGGCCGGATCGGCATGCCGCAGCTGACCACCGTCGTCATCGACAACTCCTCGGCGACGCACGGCTGGCCGGGCGGGATCGCCCGCCGGTTCGAGGTCGAGGGCTGGGTGACCCGCACCGTCGACGGCCGCGATCACGAAGCGCTCTACGAAGCCTTCACCACCCCCCATCCGGACCGGCCGCTCGCCGTGGTCGCGACCGTCGAGCGAAAGGCCTGA
- a CDS encoding transketolase family protein, translating into MDMRETFLDAAAEVLDTDPNVAVVLADISAAQLAFAARKHPDRVLNVGIREQLMMSTAGGLALAGMRPIVHTFSSFLVERAFEQVKLDLGHQDVGAVLVSSGASYDMPTAGRTHQAPGDVALIDTLPGWTVHVPGHPEEARRLLLESIPGNGRVYLRLSAQENAKPYLGAGLQTMREGGRGVVVAVGPMLDRVREATADLDVTVLYTSTIRPFDAAGLRSAVEAAGASDIVLVEPYLAGTSAHSVSGALSEIPHRLLSLGVRRDAEVRIYGEMADHDLAHGLDAGSIALSIKEFLR; encoded by the coding sequence GTGGACATGCGTGAAACGTTCCTCGACGCCGCCGCCGAGGTGCTCGACACCGACCCGAACGTCGCCGTCGTGCTCGCCGACATTTCGGCGGCACAACTGGCTTTCGCCGCCAGGAAGCATCCGGACCGGGTGCTCAACGTCGGCATCCGCGAGCAGTTGATGATGAGCACCGCGGGCGGACTGGCGCTGGCCGGGATGCGGCCGATCGTCCACACCTTCTCGTCGTTCCTCGTGGAGCGGGCGTTCGAGCAGGTCAAACTCGACCTCGGGCACCAGGACGTCGGTGCCGTGCTGGTGTCTTCCGGCGCGTCCTACGACATGCCGACCGCCGGGCGGACGCATCAGGCGCCCGGGGACGTCGCCCTCATCGACACGCTGCCGGGCTGGACCGTGCACGTGCCGGGTCACCCCGAAGAAGCGCGGCGGCTGCTGCTGGAGTCCATCCCGGGCAACGGGCGCGTGTACCTCCGGCTCTCCGCGCAGGAGAACGCGAAACCGTATCTGGGCGCCGGCCTGCAGACGATGCGCGAAGGCGGCCGGGGCGTCGTGGTGGCCGTCGGGCCGATGCTCGACCGGGTGCGGGAAGCGACCGCCGATCTCGACGTGACCGTGCTCTACACCTCGACGATCCGGCCGTTCGACGCCGCGGGGCTGCGCTCGGCCGTCGAAGCCGCGGGCGCGAGCGACATCGTGCTCGTCGAGCCCTACCTCGCCGGGACGTCGGCGCATTCGGTTTCGGGTGCGCTGTCCGAAATCCCGCACCGGCTGCTCTCACTCGGTGTCCGGCGTGACGCGGAAGTCCGGATCTACGGCGAAATGGCCGACCACGACCTCGCGCATGGTCTCGACGCCGGGTCGATCGCCTTGTCGATCAAGGAATTCCTCCGCTAG
- a CDS encoding MMPL family transporter — translation MASFLYRLGRFSFRRRALVAAVWAVVLVALGAGALTLSGQLSNSVTIPGTESQKAIDQLADRFPEAAAGGATARVVISTPGDITDANGQAAITGLVKGLKDAPKVAGVVNPLEMQAVSPDKHVALAQVSYRVPGFELTDADREGLMAAANPTKAAGYTVEFGGDAVQAMPATNATEGLGVAVAAIVLIITFGSLLAAGIPLLTALIGVGIGMAGITTASGFLELNTNTPVLALMIGLAVGIDYALFIVSRYRHELEIGRDPEEAAGRATGTAGSAVVFAGLTVIIALAGLTVVGIPFLGEMGIAAAITVAIAVVIALTLLPAILGFAGGKIAGGKIRLRRKEGATTHGERWARFVARRRIPVLIAAIAGLAIVAIPAASMQLGLPNDSTAAPDTTQRKAYDTVSRSFGEGANGPLVIVVDLTDSTDRQAALQQASTRISGLEERPIVTPPKVNRGGDLALLTVIPKSGPSSTATEDLVSDIRGLNAGLGTATGASLAVTGQTAANIDVSEKLADAMLPYLALIVGLAFLLLMLVFRSVVVPLKATLGFLGSVVATFGAVVAVFQWGWLTDLLGVKTTGPIMSMLPILLIGVLFGLAMDYQVFLVTRMREEYVHGADPQQAMVTGFRHGSRVVVAAALIMISVFAGFILAESSLIQSIGFALAFGVLVDAFVIRMTIVPALMSLLGRGAWWLPKWLDRVLPDVDVEGEKLTKQLDAPDERELVRS, via the coding sequence GTGGCCAGCTTCCTGTACCGCCTGGGCCGGTTCTCGTTCCGGCGCCGGGCACTGGTGGCGGCGGTGTGGGCCGTTGTCCTGGTGGCCCTCGGCGCGGGGGCGCTGACCCTGTCCGGCCAGCTTTCGAACTCGGTGACCATCCCCGGCACCGAGTCCCAGAAGGCGATCGACCAGCTCGCGGACCGGTTCCCGGAGGCCGCCGCCGGTGGCGCCACCGCCCGCGTGGTCATCTCGACACCCGGTGACATCACCGACGCGAACGGGCAGGCGGCGATCACGGGCCTGGTGAAGGGGCTCAAGGACGCGCCGAAGGTCGCCGGAGTGGTCAACCCGCTGGAGATGCAGGCGGTCTCGCCCGACAAACACGTCGCGCTGGCCCAGGTCAGCTACCGCGTGCCGGGCTTCGAACTCACCGACGCCGACCGCGAGGGCCTGATGGCCGCCGCGAACCCCACCAAGGCCGCCGGGTACACCGTCGAATTCGGCGGTGACGCCGTCCAGGCGATGCCCGCCACGAACGCCACCGAAGGCCTCGGTGTCGCCGTCGCCGCCATCGTCCTGATCATCACCTTCGGCTCGCTGCTCGCGGCCGGGATCCCGCTGCTGACCGCGCTCATCGGTGTCGGCATCGGCATGGCGGGCATCACCACGGCGTCCGGATTCCTGGAACTGAACACGAACACGCCGGTGCTCGCGCTGATGATCGGCCTCGCCGTCGGCATCGACTACGCGCTCTTCATCGTTTCCCGGTACCGGCACGAACTGGAGATCGGCCGGGACCCGGAGGAAGCCGCCGGACGCGCCACCGGCACGGCCGGATCCGCCGTGGTGTTCGCCGGGCTGACCGTGATCATCGCGCTGGCGGGGCTGACCGTCGTCGGCATCCCGTTCCTCGGCGAGATGGGTATCGCCGCGGCGATCACCGTCGCCATCGCCGTCGTCATCGCGCTGACCCTGCTCCCCGCCATCCTCGGTTTCGCGGGCGGCAAAATCGCGGGCGGCAAAATCCGCTTGCGCCGCAAGGAAGGCGCGACGACGCACGGCGAACGCTGGGCGCGTTTCGTGGCCCGCCGCCGGATCCCGGTGCTGATCGCCGCGATCGCCGGCCTCGCGATCGTCGCGATCCCGGCCGCGAGCATGCAGCTCGGCCTCCCGAACGACAGCACCGCCGCACCGGACACCACCCAGCGCAAGGCCTACGACACCGTCAGCCGCAGCTTCGGCGAGGGCGCCAACGGCCCGCTGGTGATCGTCGTCGACCTGACGGACAGCACCGACCGGCAAGCCGCGCTCCAGCAGGCCTCCACCCGGATCAGCGGCCTGGAGGAACGCCCGATCGTCACGCCGCCGAAGGTCAACCGCGGCGGTGACCTGGCACTGCTGACCGTCATTCCGAAGAGCGGTCCGAGCAGCACCGCGACCGAAGACCTCGTCAGCGACATCCGCGGCCTGAACGCGGGACTGGGCACGGCGACCGGCGCGTCCTTGGCGGTGACCGGCCAGACGGCGGCGAACATCGACGTCTCGGAGAAACTCGCCGACGCGATGCTGCCCTATCTCGCGCTGATCGTCGGGCTGGCGTTCCTGTTGCTGATGCTGGTGTTCCGCTCGGTCGTGGTCCCGCTGAAGGCGACGCTGGGCTTCCTCGGCTCCGTGGTCGCGACGTTCGGCGCCGTGGTGGCGGTGTTCCAGTGGGGCTGGCTCACCGACCTGCTCGGGGTGAAGACGACCGGGCCGATCATGAGCATGCTGCCGATCCTGCTGATCGGTGTGCTGTTCGGGCTCGCGATGGACTACCAGGTGTTCCTGGTGACGCGGATGCGCGAGGAGTACGTCCACGGCGCCGACCCGCAGCAGGCGATGGTCACCGGTTTCCGGCACGGCTCCCGCGTCGTGGTCGCCGCCGCGCTGATCATGATCAGCGTGTTCGCCGGATTCATCCTCGCGGAGTCCTCGCTGATCCAGTCGATCGGATTCGCGCTGGCCTTCGGCGTGCTGGTGGACGCGTTCGTGATCCGGATGACCATCGTGCCGGCGCTGATGTCACTGCTCGGCCGCGGCGCCTGGTGGCTGCCGAAGTGGCTGGACCGCGTGCTGCCCGATGTCGACGTCGAAGGCGAGAAGCTCACGAAGCAGCTGGACGCCCCTGACGAGCGGGAGCTGGTCCGGAGCTGA